In Streptomyces sp. HUAS ZL42, the DNA window AAGGACGCCGAGGCCAACGGCACGGTGACACAGAAGCCTTACTGGGGCTGGTTCACCGCGGTGTACGACGTGTCGGGCGACCAGGCCCTGCTGCGCAGGCCCGCCGACATCCCGCACGACACGCGCCCGCTCACCGCTCTCGCCCAGAGCATGGCGCACTCCGACACGGAGCTCCTGCGCACCGTGAAGATCGACGGGGAGGGCCTCTACCGGCTGCGGGCCTGTGCGGTCGAGCCCGGGGTGGTGCTGGTCAGCGCCGCACCCATGGACGAGATCCAGGACACCATCGACGAGCTGATCACGGTGCAGGTCGTCGCCTTCGGCCTGGCCCTGCTGGCGCTCGTGGTGTTCGGCCGCAGGATGCTGCGGCGCGGTCTGAAGCCGCTGAGCGACATGGCGCACACCGCCCACGGCATCACCTCGCACGACCTCACCGAGTCGGCGGCCCGGCTGCCGCTGCGGGCTTCCGGGCCCGGCGGCGGTCCGGAGGTCGAGGAGCTGCGGACCGCCTTCAACACCATGCTGGAGCACATCGACGACTCGCTCGCCGTGCGCGCGGAGGCCGAGCAGCGGCTGCGGCGGTTCGTCGCGGACGCCTCGCACGAGCTGCGCACGCCCCTGATGTCCGTACGGGGCTATGCGGACCTCTTCCAGTACGCGGCCGCCAACGCCCCCGAGGAACGCGACAAGCACCTGGCCCGGTTGCGCGCCGAGGCGGCCCGCATGGGCGTCCTCCTGGACGACCTGCTGCTGCTCGCCCGCCTGGACGCGGCGGAGGTGGAGACGCCGCTGCGGGTGGAGGACGCGGATCTCGTGCGGCTGGTCGGGGACGCGGCCGACGCGTTCCGCGCGGGCCACCCCGGCCATCCGCTGACGGTGACAGCCGGCCCGGCGGCACTGTGGCTGCGTCTGGACCCGCAGCGCATCCGGCAGGTTCTGGACAACCTCCTCACCAACGCGGCCGTCCACACTCCGGCGGGCACCCCGGTGACCGTGTCGGTCTCCGTCGCCGATTCCACGGCGGTGGTCGCGGTAGCCGACGCGGGCCCCGGCATTCCGCCCGAGGACCGGGAGCGGGTCTTCGACCGCTTCTACCGCGTCGACAAGGCCCGCAGCCGCGACCGCGGCGGCAGCGGCCTCGGCCTGTCGGTCGCCCGCTCACTGGTACGGGCACACGGCGGCACGCTCGAGCTGGGGGGCGGGGTGGCGGGGGCGACGGTGTTCACGGTGCGAATCCCGCTGGGCGGGGCGGCGAGCCGGTAACCGACGCCGGGCTCATTGGCCGTCGGCCGCGCGGGCATGAGGGCGCGCCGCCAGCACCGCCACGTCGTCCTCCGCGTGCCGCGCGTCGAGGCGGGCCAGGGCGGTGTCGAGGACGTCCTCGACACCCGCACCGGCGGTGAACCGGAGCCCGGCCAACCGTGCCAGGGACCGGTCGATGTCCTCGCCGCGCCGCTCGACGAGTCCGTCGGTGAACAGCATCAGGGTGCGGTCCGCGCCCCACTCGTACGTGGCGGGCTCGTAGCCGCCGAGCCCTGTGCCCAGCGGCGGCCCCGCCGGCACCGGCAGCAGCTCGGTGTCGCCCTGCGGGCCGATCGCCGCGGGCGGCAGATGGCCGGCGCTCGCCAGCGTCACCTGCCCGCGGACGGGATCGACGCGCGCGATCAGACAGGTGGCCGGCCGGCGGTCCTCCTCACCGGCGGCGATGTCGTCCAGCTGCCGCAGCACCCGGTGCGGCGGCAGGTCGGCGGCGGCGATGGAGCGCAGGGACGCCCGGTAGGCGGCCATGTCGACGGCGGCCTCCACACCGTGCCCCATCACGTCACCGACGACCAGCAGGGTGCGGCCGAAGTGGAGCCGGACGGTCTCGCACCAGTCGCCGCCCACCAGCGTGCTCTGCCCCACCGGCAGATGGCGGATCGCGACGTCCAGGTTCGGGTGCGGGCGGCCTGGCTCCGCGAGCAGGGCCCGCTG includes these proteins:
- a CDS encoding PP2C family protein-serine/threonine phosphatase, yielding MIWFARWIRERRRPAPARVPARAGTPGQDATSRLDALRSAAAGIGTTLDESTTCAELTRAAVAQSGGAAAVVRLTGGGVSGYESVAGDADVLPDARWAGEVAGEASRWAEEPGITHPAVGGARPALCVPLATREHGYGLLVCARRGPPFTRAEAARLAFLAERAASHIRHAREHERVSRTAGDLQRALLAEPGRPHPNLDVAIRHLPVGQSTLVGGDWCETVRLHFGRTLLVVGDVMGHGVEAAVDMAAYRASLRSIAAADLPPHRVLRQLDDIAAGEEDRRPATCLIARVDPVRGQVTLASAGHLPPAAIGPQGDTELLPVPAGPPLGTGLGGYEPATYEWGADRTLMLFTDGLVERRGEDIDRSLARLAGLRFTAGAGVEDVLDTALARLDARHAEDDVAVLAARPHARAADGQ
- a CDS encoding sensor histidine kinase, which gives rise to MIGRLRRTYGRLRLGTRLALGLGALSLVVFAVVGTALTTYMRDYLEHQLGYQLKVVQTVQSKDAEANGTVTQKPYWGWFTAVYDVSGDQALLRRPADIPHDTRPLTALAQSMAHSDTELLRTVKIDGEGLYRLRACAVEPGVVLVSAAPMDEIQDTIDELITVQVVAFGLALLALVVFGRRMLRRGLKPLSDMAHTAHGITSHDLTESAARLPLRASGPGGGPEVEELRTAFNTMLEHIDDSLAVRAEAEQRLRRFVADASHELRTPLMSVRGYADLFQYAAANAPEERDKHLARLRAEAARMGVLLDDLLLLARLDAAEVETPLRVEDADLVRLVGDAADAFRAGHPGHPLTVTAGPAALWLRLDPQRIRQVLDNLLTNAAVHTPAGTPVTVSVSVADSTAVVAVADAGPGIPPEDRERVFDRFYRVDKARSRDRGGSGLGLSVARSLVRAHGGTLELGGGVAGATVFTVRIPLGGAASR